From Streptomyces asiaticus, one genomic window encodes:
- a CDS encoding flavin reductase family protein, translated as MSEDEFRTALSRFTAGVVLVTAHDPEEGPRGEDVGMTATAFMSVSLDPPLVMVSVRNGSRMDELLERQPHWAVSVLSESQRHIAGRFAMKGRISDRLLFEDMSVVRGEHTGAPLAVGSLATLECRTEQRVTAGDHTLVVARVLAAAAPAAEGGPLTYFRGRYRALG; from the coding sequence GTGAGCGAGGACGAGTTCCGCACCGCGCTGTCGCGGTTCACCGCGGGTGTGGTGCTGGTGACCGCGCACGACCCGGAGGAGGGACCGCGCGGCGAGGACGTCGGCATGACGGCCACCGCGTTCATGTCAGTGTCACTTGACCCGCCGCTGGTGATGGTGAGCGTTCGCAACGGGTCCCGGATGGACGAGCTCCTGGAGCGACAGCCCCACTGGGCGGTATCGGTCCTGTCGGAGAGTCAGCGGCACATCGCGGGACGATTCGCCATGAAGGGGCGCATCAGCGACAGATTGCTGTTCGAGGACATGTCCGTGGTGCGGGGCGAGCATACGGGCGCGCCGCTCGCGGTGGGCTCACTGGCGACGCTGGAGTGCCGCACCGAGCAGCGGGTGACGGCCGGGGACCACACGCTGGTGGTGGCCCGGGTGCTCGCCGCGGCAGCACCGGCCGCGGAGGGCGGGCCGCTGACGTACTTCAGGGGGCGCTACCGGGCGCTGGGGTGA
- the cdgB gene encoding diguanylate cyclase CdgB, with translation METESEPYIRLATLRQLHQVVADLNTARSFADTLQAVADGVIAGLGFELSAVNLVRPDGDLVVAAVGGSAGAEALMAGRVGSRSSWERRLSMGERWGDLRFIPYSEGWVLDDDDVPQWHTPGPAPRFPDEWHPMDRLFAPLYAAGASGGELIGVLSVDKPRNGRHPGAWGREALQMYAFHAAVAIGNARLRGNMQRALLRLEREQQALRASEESFRQAFEYAPSGMAIAEMGGDQHGRLLRTNDALCRLLGRPASAMRRFSFSDLVHPEDIGTLLRTSAEGGRAELRLARRDGSYVWVSLRNSVVADAADGPRFLLTHVEDIEERKRHELQLAHRASHDSLTGLPNSAELRARLAARLCATPPRPGGGYEDGGAADGGAAGSAGVYVDAAGHLHGFDEFECFGTPPPVETAPFDGHVHTVPPNEDSDIDDGHKGLAVLFCDLDGFKSINDRFGHHAGDAVLIEVARRLTNGVREGDTVARLGGDEFVVLADGLGRADAADLAVRLRNAIIPPIRVDGRAVRVGASFGIGWAGCGMSAEEVLHSADQRMYIEKRSRSKERRRAG, from the coding sequence ATGGAGACCGAGTCGGAGCCGTACATCCGCCTTGCGACCCTGCGGCAGCTGCACCAGGTGGTCGCCGATCTGAACACCGCTCGCAGCTTCGCCGACACGCTCCAGGCCGTCGCCGACGGCGTCATCGCCGGGCTCGGCTTCGAGCTGTCGGCCGTCAACCTCGTCCGCCCCGACGGTGACCTCGTCGTCGCCGCGGTCGGCGGCAGCGCCGGGGCCGAGGCGCTGATGGCCGGGCGGGTCGGCTCCCGCTCCTCCTGGGAGCGTCGGCTGTCCATGGGCGAGCGCTGGGGCGATCTGCGCTTCATCCCGTACAGCGAGGGCTGGGTCCTCGACGACGACGACGTCCCGCAGTGGCACACCCCGGGACCCGCCCCCCGCTTCCCCGACGAATGGCATCCGATGGACCGCCTGTTCGCCCCGCTCTACGCGGCGGGCGCCTCCGGCGGCGAGCTCATCGGCGTCCTGTCCGTCGACAAACCGCGCAACGGCCGCCACCCCGGCGCCTGGGGCCGCGAGGCCCTCCAGATGTACGCCTTCCACGCCGCCGTCGCGATCGGCAACGCCCGGCTGCGCGGCAATATGCAGCGCGCCCTGCTGCGCCTGGAGCGCGAGCAGCAGGCGCTCCGCGCCAGCGAGGAGTCCTTCCGGCAGGCGTTCGAGTACGCGCCCAGCGGGATGGCCATCGCCGAGATGGGCGGCGACCAGCACGGCCGGCTGCTGCGCACCAACGACGCCCTGTGCCGGCTGCTGGGCCGCCCGGCCTCCGCGATGCGCCGCTTCTCCTTCTCCGACCTGGTCCACCCCGAGGACATCGGCACCCTGCTGCGCACCTCCGCCGAGGGCGGCCGCGCCGAGCTGCGGCTGGCCCGCCGCGACGGTTCGTACGTCTGGGTCTCGCTGCGCAACTCGGTGGTGGCCGACGCCGCCGACGGCCCGCGCTTCCTGCTCACCCATGTCGAGGACATCGAGGAGCGGAAGCGCCATGAGCTCCAGCTCGCCCACCGCGCCAGCCATGACTCGCTGACCGGCCTGCCCAACAGCGCCGAGCTGCGCGCCCGGCTCGCCGCCCGGCTGTGCGCCACCCCGCCCCGGCCGGGCGGGGGGTACGAGGACGGGGGCGCCGCGGACGGCGGTGCCGCGGGCTCCGCCGGGGTCTATGTGGACGCGGCGGGGCATCTGCACGGCTTCGACGAGTTCGAGTGCTTCGGCACCCCGCCCCCGGTCGAGACCGCCCCGTTCGATGGTCATGTGCACACCGTCCCGCCCAACGAGGACTCCGACATCGACGACGGCCACAAGGGGCTCGCGGTGCTCTTCTGCGACCTCGACGGCTTCAAGTCCATCAACGACCGGTTCGGGCACCACGCGGGCGACGCCGTGCTCATCGAGGTCGCCCGGCGGCTGACCAACGGAGTGCGGGAAGGGGACACGGTCGCCCGCCTCGGTGGTGACGAGTTCGTCGTCCTCGCCGACGGCCTCGGCCGGGCCGACGCGGCTGACCTGGCGGTGCGGCTGCGGAACGCGATCATTCCGCCCATCCGGGTGGACGGCCGCGCGGTCCGGGTCGGCGCCAGCTTCGGTATCGGGTGGGCGGGCTGCGGAATGTCGGCCGAAGAGGTTCTGCACTCCGCTGACCAGCGGATGTACATCGAGAAGCGGTCCCGTTCCAAGGAGCGCCGCCGGGCCGGATGA
- the arfB gene encoding alternative ribosome rescue aminoacyl-tRNA hydrolase ArfB codes for MPAPYVIRGSVFLPEAELMWRFSRSSGPGGQHVNTSDSQVELRFDLARTQALPPVWKERALERLAGRLVDGVVTVRASEHRSQWRNRETAAVRLASLLAEATAPPPKPRRPTRIPRGINERRLREKKQRSETKRGRTGRGWT; via the coding sequence ATGCCCGCGCCCTATGTCATCCGAGGTTCGGTCTTCTTGCCGGAGGCCGAGTTGATGTGGCGTTTCTCGCGGTCCTCCGGGCCCGGTGGACAACACGTCAACACCAGCGACAGCCAGGTCGAGCTGCGCTTCGACCTCGCCCGCACCCAGGCGCTGCCGCCCGTATGGAAGGAGCGCGCCCTGGAGCGGCTGGCGGGGCGGCTGGTGGACGGGGTGGTGACCGTACGGGCCTCCGAGCACCGTTCGCAATGGCGTAACCGCGAGACGGCCGCCGTAAGGCTCGCGTCACTGCTCGCGGAGGCGACCGCGCCACCGCCCAAGCCGCGCCGCCCCACCCGGATCCCCCGGGGCATCAACGAGCGGCGGCTGCGCGAGAAGAAGCAGCGGAGCGAGACCAAGCGGGGGCGTACGGGGCGGGGCTGGACGTAG
- a CDS encoding CBM35 domain-containing protein → MTAGNNGSGTPENDDPFAYLYRSEGDQGNEGGQSGQPGAAPRTGGYGYPGPAQPGVPRTSYNQVRAVGERTYGQQIPNQQPQGYGQQGGYGRQNAHYAAPETLPGGAPRQPGAAAPRGGHGGGGRGPNNKGLLIGAIAVVAVVLVGIGVAMITNGDDNKDDKADPAGQPTAGSSVQPSEPSGPSKGPGDEKLPTEDAAKMKLTGGAAPASDIKGAKAAGGTYVGGLNTPGSSATWNVDVAKAKSYRLYVTYGVPGEDQSMSLTINGKKETRPLNMKNFSGGPKGDYEKGWTETWSIVQLTKGTNTITLSCDPGDKCDANLDQMWLAKAKG, encoded by the coding sequence ATGACGGCCGGCAACAACGGCTCGGGCACACCGGAGAACGACGACCCGTTCGCGTACCTGTATCGCTCGGAGGGCGATCAAGGGAACGAGGGCGGTCAGTCGGGCCAGCCGGGTGCCGCCCCCCGTACCGGTGGCTACGGCTACCCAGGCCCGGCTCAGCCGGGGGTCCCCCGCACCTCGTACAACCAGGTCCGCGCGGTGGGTGAGCGCACCTACGGCCAGCAGATCCCGAACCAGCAGCCGCAGGGCTACGGCCAGCAGGGCGGCTACGGTCGGCAGAACGCCCACTACGCCGCCCCCGAGACCCTGCCCGGCGGCGCCCCCCGCCAGCCCGGTGCGGCCGCCCCGCGCGGCGGCCATGGCGGAGGCGGCCGGGGCCCCAACAACAAGGGGCTGCTCATCGGCGCCATCGCCGTGGTCGCGGTGGTCCTCGTGGGCATCGGCGTCGCCATGATCACCAACGGTGACGACAACAAGGACGACAAGGCCGACCCGGCCGGCCAGCCCACGGCAGGCTCCAGCGTCCAGCCCAGCGAGCCCTCCGGGCCCTCCAAGGGCCCGGGCGACGAGAAGCTGCCCACCGAGGACGCCGCGAAGATGAAGCTGACCGGCGGCGCGGCCCCCGCGAGCGACATCAAGGGCGCCAAGGCCGCGGGCGGCACCTACGTGGGCGGGCTCAACACCCCGGGTTCGTCCGCGACCTGGAACGTGGACGTGGCCAAGGCGAAGTCCTACCGGCTGTACGTCACCTACGGCGTGCCCGGCGAGGACCAGAGCATGTCGCTGACGATCAACGGCAAGAAGGAGACGCGGCCGCTCAACATGAAGAACTTCTCGGGCGGGCCGAAGGGTGACTACGAGAAGGGCTGGACGGAGACCTGGTCGATCGTCCAGCTCACGAAGGGTACTAATACGATCACCCTGTCGTGTGACCCCGGCGACAAGTGCGATGCCAACCTCGATCAGATGTGGCTCGCCAAGGCCAAGGGTTAG